A DNA window from Vigna angularis cultivar LongXiaoDou No.4 chromosome 1, ASM1680809v1, whole genome shotgun sequence contains the following coding sequences:
- the LOC128195417 gene encoding protein WUSCHEL-like, with protein sequence MSEMEMERYSGQRWRPTDDQVRMMTNIYNHGVTHPSRAQVVEIASRLRVFADVTEYNVHCWFNNHGNRVRRWQAEIDPTGTQFSQLPLYMYEYDWVIMRAPRLLNLFPVPIIIDDDRDTRQIAPPMLLTFRTRAPSTELSLRPPQPAREFFR encoded by the exons atgagcgagatggagatggagagatACTCCGgtcagcggtggagacctacCGACGATCAGGTCAGAATGATGACCAATATTTACAATCatggggtcacacatcccagccgagcgcaagtcgtcgagatcgcgtctcgactaagggtttTCGCTGATGTcactgaatacaatgtgcactgctggtttaacaaccacggcaatcgagTCAgacgctggcaagcggagatagaccccactggcactcagttttcacaactgccgctatatatgTATG aatacgactgggtgatcatgagggcgccgaggctgctgaacttgttccccgttccgatcatcattgacgacgacagggacacacgacaaatcgctccacccatgcttctcacattccggactagagctccctcgacggagctctccctcagaccaccgcaaccagctcgggaattttttcgctga